In Pseudomonas hamedanensis, a single window of DNA contains:
- a CDS encoding NUDIX domain-containing protein: protein MSNTAERVNIIDTQVLSHDWYLLKKITFDYRRNNGEWQRQTREVYDRGNGAAILLFNRHKRTVVLTRQFRLPVFVNGHDGLLIEVAAGLLEGAAPEQRIRDEAEEETGYRVHDVKKVFEAYMSPGSVTEKLHFFVAEYDAASKVGEGGGLEEETEELEVLEWGFDEALAAFKRGEICDAKTIMLLQYAAMTDLFAL from the coding sequence ATGTCCAACACAGCCGAGCGGGTCAACATCATCGACACTCAGGTGCTGTCCCACGACTGGTACCTGCTGAAAAAAATCACCTTCGATTACCGTCGCAACAATGGCGAGTGGCAACGCCAGACCCGTGAGGTGTACGACCGGGGTAACGGCGCGGCGATTCTGCTGTTCAACCGCCACAAGCGCACGGTGGTGCTGACGCGGCAGTTCCGTTTGCCGGTATTCGTCAATGGCCATGATGGTTTGCTGATCGAAGTGGCGGCAGGTTTACTGGAGGGCGCCGCGCCGGAACAACGGATTCGGGATGAAGCCGAGGAGGAAACCGGCTATCGCGTGCATGACGTGAAAAAGGTTTTCGAGGCGTATATGAGCCCCGGTTCGGTGACCGAGAAACTGCATTTCTTCGTTGCCGAATACGACGCAGCTTCCAAGGTCGGCGAGGGCGGTGGCCTGGAAGAAGAAACCGAAGAACTGGAAGTGCTGGAATGGGGATTTGACGAGGCGCTGGCGGCGTTTAAGCGTGGCGAGATCTGCGATGCCAAGACCATCATGTTGTTGCAATACGCGGCGATGACTGACCTCTTTGCCCTATAA
- a CDS encoding methylated-DNA--[protein]-cysteine S-methyltransferase — translation MPYTFITLPSPVGALKLVANGSRLAAILWENDKPNRVRLGPMDEAPDNPILMKTARQLEEYFAGTRDCFDLELDFAGTAFQKKVWAALLTIPFGQTRTYRQIAEQIGNPTAVRAVGAANGRNPISIVAPCHRVIGASGKLTGFAGGLEAKERLLTLEGGQWSAVGKTGDLF, via the coding sequence ATGCCTTACACGTTCATCACCCTGCCCTCGCCCGTCGGCGCGCTGAAGCTGGTCGCGAACGGCTCGCGACTGGCAGCCATCCTCTGGGAAAACGACAAACCAAACCGGGTGCGTCTCGGACCGATGGACGAAGCGCCGGACAATCCGATCCTGATGAAAACCGCCCGGCAGCTTGAAGAATATTTTGCCGGTACCCGCGATTGCTTCGATCTCGAGCTGGATTTCGCCGGCACGGCGTTTCAGAAAAAAGTTTGGGCGGCGTTGCTGACCATCCCCTTTGGGCAAACGCGCACGTACCGCCAGATTGCGGAGCAGATCGGCAATCCGACCGCGGTGCGAGCGGTCGGCGCCGCGAACGGGCGCAATCCGATTTCCATCGTGGCGCCGTGCCATCGAGTTATCGGCGCCTCCGGAAAACTCACCGGGTTTGCCGGCGGGCTTGAAGCCAAAGAGCGCTTGCTGACGCTGGAGGGTGGCCAATGGTCAGCGGTGGGCAAAACAGGCGATTTGTTTTAG
- the ggt gene encoding gamma-glutamyltransferase, which translates to MKYEPLARTLIATSLALSCLMAHAASVAPVAGENGMVVTAQHLATHVGVDVLKNGGNAVDAAVAVGYALAVVYPAAGNLGGGGFMTLQLADGRKTFLDFREKAPLAATADMYLDKAGNVIPELSTRGHLAVGVPGTVSGMELALSKYGTKPRKEMIAPAIKLAEDGFVLEQGDVELLEYATDVFKKDMRDSGSIFLSQGEPMQVGQTLVQKDLAKTLRTISDKGADGFYKGWVADAIVTSSQANKGIITQADLDKYKTRELAPVECDYRGYHVVSAPPPSSGGVVICQIMNILEGYPMKELGFHSAQGMHYQIEAMRHAYVDRNSYLGDPDFVKNPIEHLLDKQYATQLRNAIQPQKAGVSAELKPGVAPHEGSNTTHYSIVDKWGNAVSVTYTLNDWFGAGVMASKTGVILNDEMDDFTSKVGVPNMYGLVQGEANAIAPGKAPLSSMSPTIVTKDGKVVMVVGTPGGSRIITATLLTMLNVIDYGMGLQEAVDAPRFHQQWMPEETNLEDFAASPDTRKLLESWGHKFAGPQDANHIAAILVGAPSLGGKPVGKNRFYGANDPRRNTGLSLGY; encoded by the coding sequence ATGAAGTACGAACCCTTGGCCAGAACGCTGATCGCGACCTCACTGGCCCTCAGCTGTCTGATGGCTCACGCCGCTTCGGTGGCGCCGGTTGCCGGCGAAAACGGCATGGTCGTCACCGCGCAACATCTGGCGACCCATGTCGGCGTCGACGTATTGAAAAACGGCGGTAACGCCGTGGATGCAGCGGTCGCGGTGGGTTACGCGCTGGCGGTGGTTTATCCCGCTGCGGGCAACCTTGGCGGTGGCGGCTTCATGACCCTTCAACTGGCGGACGGGCGCAAAACGTTCCTCGATTTCCGCGAAAAAGCGCCGCTGGCCGCCACCGCCGACATGTACCTGGACAAGGCCGGCAACGTCATTCCGGAGCTGAGTACCCGCGGCCACCTCGCGGTTGGCGTGCCGGGTACCGTTTCCGGCATGGAGCTGGCACTGAGCAAGTACGGCACCAAACCGCGCAAGGAAATGATCGCGCCGGCGATCAAACTGGCCGAGGACGGCTTTGTGCTGGAGCAGGGCGACGTCGAGCTGTTGGAGTACGCCACCGACGTGTTCAAAAAGGACATGCGCGACTCCGGTTCGATTTTTCTCAGCCAGGGCGAGCCGATGCAGGTCGGACAAACACTGGTGCAGAAGGACCTGGCGAAAACCCTGCGGACGATTTCCGACAAAGGCGCCGACGGTTTCTATAAAGGCTGGGTCGCCGACGCCATCGTCACTTCCAGTCAGGCCAACAAGGGCATCATCACTCAGGCCGATCTCGACAAATACAAGACCCGTGAGCTGGCCCCGGTGGAGTGCGATTACCGCGGCTACCACGTGGTCTCGGCGCCACCGCCCAGCTCTGGCGGAGTAGTGATCTGCCAGATCATGAACATCCTGGAAGGCTATCCCATGAAAGAGCTGGGCTTTCACTCCGCCCAGGGCATGCACTATCAGATCGAAGCCATGCGCCACGCTTACGTGGATCGCAACAGCTACCTCGGCGACCCGGATTTCGTAAAGAACCCGATCGAACATCTGCTGGACAAGCAGTACGCAACCCAGTTGCGTAACGCCATCCAGCCGCAGAAGGCCGGTGTTTCCGCTGAGCTGAAACCCGGGGTCGCGCCCCATGAAGGCAGCAACACCACTCACTATTCGATCGTCGACAAATGGGGCAATGCGGTGTCGGTCACCTACACCCTCAACGACTGGTTCGGCGCGGGCGTGATGGCGAGCAAGACCGGGGTAATCCTCAATGACGAGATGGACGACTTCACGTCCAAGGTCGGCGTACCGAACATGTACGGTCTGGTGCAGGGCGAAGCCAACGCCATCGCGCCGGGCAAGGCGCCGCTGTCGTCGATGAGTCCGACCATCGTCACCAAGGACGGCAAAGTGGTGATGGTGGTTGGCACCCCGGGCGGCAGCCGGATTATCACCGCAACCTTGCTGACCATGCTCAACGTCATCGATTACGGCATGGGCCTGCAGGAAGCGGTTGATGCGCCGCGCTTCCATCAACAATGGATGCCGGAAGAAACCAACCTCGAAGATTTCGCCGCCAGTCCCGATACCAGGAAGCTGCTCGAAAGCTGGGGCCACAAGTTTGCCGGTCCACAGGATGCCAACCACATCGCTGCGATTCTGGTCGGCGCGCCGTCGCTGGGTGGCAAACCGGTTGGCAAGAATCGCTTCTACGGCGCCAACGATCCACGGCGTAATACCGGCTTGTCATTGGGTTACTGA
- a CDS encoding cysteine hydrolase family protein yields the protein MTTALLIIDVQQALCAGEYQCFEIDRVIATINDLSQRARKAGVPVVLIQHEEKDGPFVRGTDGWQLAKDLQTSAKDLRVGKTTGDSFYQTDLGKLLPVEDFERLVICGLQTDYCVNATVRSAHKLGYDVVVAQDAHSTVDNGTMTAEDIIAQHNKDFAALTSSVARTDVKPAATIIF from the coding sequence ATGACCACCGCATTACTGATCATCGACGTCCAGCAGGCGCTGTGTGCTGGTGAATATCAGTGTTTTGAAATCGACCGCGTGATCGCCACGATCAATGATTTGAGCCAACGCGCGCGGAAGGCAGGCGTTCCGGTGGTATTGATTCAACATGAAGAAAAAGACGGCCCGTTCGTTCGCGGTACGGATGGCTGGCAGCTCGCCAAAGATCTGCAGACTTCCGCCAAGGACCTGCGCGTAGGCAAAACCACCGGCGACTCGTTCTACCAGACCGACCTCGGCAAGCTGCTACCCGTCGAAGACTTCGAGCGCCTGGTGATCTGCGGTCTGCAAACCGATTACTGCGTCAACGCCACCGTGCGCAGCGCACATAAGCTGGGCTACGACGTCGTCGTCGCGCAAGACGCGCATTCGACGGTCGATAACGGCACCATGACTGCCGAGGACATCATTGCCCAACACAACAAGGATTTCGCGGCACTCACCAGCTCCGTGGCACGCACCGATGTTAAACCGGCGGCGACAATTATTTTCTGA
- a CDS encoding IS110 family transposase: protein MAMRVSKAIVGVDVAKAELVIYLADPDLLTSITNEKLAIKRWLKTLAGPTAIAVEATNIYHVDLVELAHESGHDVYIIDGFQLSNYRKSIGGRSKTDASDARLLARFLKNEGEDLRPWTPPPAVYGKLQSLLRRRASLIRAKTSLTQSWANDASLKGVFATFIKSIERLDLLVQKKLKEVLREAGLLEEVARCQAIEGIGFLTATALVMAYNRGDFTSGDSYIAFLGMDLRVSDSGQKNGRRYLTKRGCSEVRRLLHNAAMSACRSNAWKEFYNHHLSCGKATTQVLVMLGRKLARIAFALMKNQSEYQSKGGVMA from the coding sequence GTGGCAATGCGCGTGTCGAAGGCAATCGTGGGCGTGGACGTCGCCAAAGCTGAACTCGTTATTTATTTAGCAGATCCAGATCTGCTCACCTCGATAACCAATGAAAAGCTGGCCATAAAGCGCTGGCTTAAAACATTGGCGGGGCCCACTGCGATAGCTGTTGAGGCGACAAATATTTATCACGTCGACTTGGTTGAGTTGGCTCATGAGTCAGGTCACGACGTCTACATCATCGACGGTTTTCAACTAAGTAATTATCGTAAAAGTATCGGTGGTCGCAGTAAAACGGACGCATCTGACGCCCGTCTTCTCGCCCGTTTTTTAAAAAACGAAGGTGAGGATCTGCGACCTTGGACCCCACCTCCGGCAGTCTACGGCAAGCTGCAAAGCCTTCTACGACGCAGAGCTTCGCTGATACGGGCCAAAACCAGCCTGACCCAGAGCTGGGCAAATGACGCCAGTTTGAAAGGCGTGTTCGCAACTTTCATAAAGTCTATAGAACGGCTGGATTTACTTGTTCAGAAAAAACTCAAGGAAGTCTTGCGCGAAGCTGGTTTGCTGGAAGAGGTTGCCAGATGCCAAGCCATCGAAGGTATAGGTTTTCTAACTGCAACTGCTTTGGTCATGGCATACAACCGAGGCGACTTTACCAGCGGGGACTCTTATATAGCGTTCTTAGGCATGGACCTGAGAGTGAGTGACTCGGGTCAAAAAAATGGCCGTAGATATTTAACCAAGCGAGGATGCTCGGAGGTACGTCGATTACTGCATAACGCCGCCATGTCAGCCTGCCGATCAAATGCCTGGAAAGAGTTCTACAACCATCATCTCAGTTGCGGAAAAGCGACTACACAGGTGCTGGTGATGCTCGGCCGTAAACTTGCTCGAATAGCGTTCGCCCTGATGAAAAACCAGAGCGAATACCAATCGAAAGGGGGAGTTATGGCTTGA
- a CDS encoding DUF7693 family protein — protein sequence MSAFLSAREVCQRLREAALGVLELTVDQAPREAGRVVIDIDGWHLIVDFEGEQLHHCEYARSSDGREGALDVWQRYGTDPVNWLSTWELAQLEKRLAERV from the coding sequence ATGTCCGCGTTTCTAAGCGCCCGAGAAGTCTGCCAGCGCCTGCGAGAAGCCGCGCTGGGCGTGCTTGAGCTCACCGTGGATCAGGCTCCCCGCGAGGCAGGGAGAGTCGTGATCGATATCGACGGCTGGCACCTGATTGTGGATTTTGAGGGTGAACAGCTTCATCACTGCGAATACGCACGCAGTTCAGACGGGCGCGAGGGTGCGCTCGACGTCTGGCAACGTTACGGCACGGATCCGGTGAATTGGCTCAGTACCTGGGAATTGGCGCAGCTAGAAAAACGATTGGCCGAGCGGGTTTGA
- a CDS encoding SulP family inorganic anion transporter — MKPIRLRADVLAGLTTSFALLPECIAFALVAHLNPLMGLYGAFIICTLTALFGGRPGMVSGAAGSMAVVIVALVVQHGVQYLLATVLLGGLIMVAFGLLRLGKLVRMVPHPVMLGFVNGLAIIIALAQLEHFKSGEHWLSGTPLYLMTGLVLLTMAIVYVLPRLTRAVPPALVAILGVGLLVYLFDLPTRTLGDMAHIAGGLPTFALPDIPWNLETLRIIAPYAILMALVGLLETLLTLNLTDEITETRGYPDRECVALGAANMVSGAFGGMGGCAMIGQTVINLSSGGRGRLSGVVAGVLILLFILFLSPLIERIPLAALVGVMFVVSQQTFAWASLRVINKVPLNDVLVIVAVTTITVFTDLATAVLCGIIIAALNFAWQQARELYADEHLEADGSKLYRLHGTLFFASTTPFLNRFDPANDPAKVTLDCRHLSFVDYSAIAALKTLRERYAKAGKHLQVFHLSERCKKLLKRAGVDHD, encoded by the coding sequence ATGAAACCGATTCGTCTGCGCGCCGATGTCCTGGCCGGACTCACCACCTCGTTTGCCCTGTTGCCCGAATGCATTGCATTTGCGCTGGTGGCGCACCTCAATCCGCTGATGGGCCTGTATGGCGCTTTCATCATTTGTACGCTCACCGCACTGTTTGGCGGCCGGCCGGGGATGGTCTCCGGTGCGGCCGGTTCGATGGCGGTGGTGATCGTTGCGCTGGTGGTGCAGCACGGGGTGCAATATCTGCTGGCGACGGTGTTGCTGGGCGGTTTGATCATGGTGGCGTTCGGGCTGCTGCGCTTGGGCAAACTGGTGCGCATGGTGCCGCACCCGGTGATGCTCGGCTTCGTCAACGGCCTGGCGATCATTATTGCCCTGGCGCAACTGGAACACTTCAAAAGCGGCGAACACTGGCTCAGCGGCACACCGTTGTACCTGATGACCGGGCTGGTGCTGCTGACCATGGCCATCGTTTATGTGCTGCCGCGCCTGACCCGCGCGGTGCCGCCGGCACTGGTGGCGATCCTTGGCGTCGGCCTGCTGGTCTACCTGTTCGACCTGCCGACCCGCACCCTCGGTGACATGGCGCACATTGCTGGTGGCCTGCCGACCTTCGCTTTGCCGGACATCCCGTGGAACCTCGAGACCCTGCGCATCATCGCGCCGTACGCGATTCTGATGGCGCTGGTCGGCCTGCTGGAAACCCTGCTGACCCTCAACCTCACCGATGAAATTACCGAAACCCGTGGCTACCCGGATCGTGAATGCGTGGCGCTGGGCGCGGCGAACATGGTCTCGGGTGCGTTCGGCGGCATGGGCGGTTGCGCGATGATCGGCCAGACCGTGATCAACCTCAGTTCCGGTGGCCGCGGGCGTTTGTCCGGCGTGGTGGCGGGGGTGCTGATTCTGCTGTTTATCCTGTTTCTGTCACCGCTGATCGAGCGTATTCCGCTGGCGGCGCTGGTGGGGGTGATGTTCGTGGTCTCGCAGCAGACTTTCGCCTGGGCTTCGCTGCGGGTGATCAACAAGGTGCCGCTCAACGATGTGCTGGTGATTGTCGCCGTGACCACAATCACGGTGTTCACCGATCTGGCCACGGCGGTGCTGTGCGGGATCATCATCGCCGCGCTCAATTTCGCCTGGCAGCAGGCGCGCGAGCTGTACGCCGATGAACATCTGGAAGCCGATGGCAGCAAACTCTATCGCCTGCACGGCACGCTGTTCTTCGCCTCGACCACGCCGTTTCTCAACCGGTTCGATCCGGCCAACGATCCGGCCAAAGTCACCCTCGATTGCCGGCATTTGAGCTTTGTCGATTACTCGGCGATTGCCGCGCTGAAAACCCTGCGTGAGCGGTACGCCAAGGCCGGCAAGCACTTACAGGTGTTTCATCTGTCGGAGCGTTGCAAGAAGTTACTCAAGCGCGCTGGCGTCGACCACGACTGA
- a CDS encoding response regulator produces the protein MTDWLQDNGKMAEQIRRHDWANTPLGPLEHWPDVLKTTVSLSLASHFPQAIVWGPELITLFNDAFVPILGNKPHALGRPFSDIWKEAWSEISPIADAAFAGQATYIENFALMIERGSGPEQAYFTFCYSPVRDPFGKVVGMIDTVTETTQTVFLNQRLAVLDAIGNAVTNATDAQAILAASTRLMVEHLRLSNCAYADMDADEDGFTIRGDCPAPGSPSIVGHYRLRDFGEKAVSLLRAGEPLVIHDNRSELPPEEAAAFQTIGIAATICVPLLKQGRLTALMAIHDKVPRVWSDFEQALLSEVTERCWAHIERVRADANVREGLLALAELNATLEQRVEERSLRLAHAESALRQSQKLEAIGQLTGGVAHDFNNLLTIIRSSVDFLRQPNLSEERRQRYMRAVSDTVERASKLTSQLLAFARRQPLNPQVVDACERLANIGEMLESVTGAQIHVCVERPDHPCYIRVDLSQFETALINIALNARDAMQGQGLLKLRLECHKPLPPIRGHAGSGSPFVSIALADTGGGIDPKTLEHIFEPFFTTKDVGKGTGLGLSQVFGFAKQSGGNVDVSSVIGQGTEFTLYLPEVLAVELEADDAADDDLPHPAPVQRRVLVVEDNLDVGRFANQILQDLGYETAWATNAEEALRLAGADAMAFDAVFSDVVMPGITGVALARELRQRRPDLPVILTSGYSEELARSGYEGFEFLAKPYSAEQVSRILGKTWLKEAAAAPSVVVDASALE, from the coding sequence ATGACCGACTGGTTGCAAGACAACGGCAAGATGGCCGAGCAGATTCGGCGACACGACTGGGCGAATACGCCCCTCGGCCCGTTGGAACACTGGCCCGATGTCCTCAAAACCACTGTCTCGCTCAGCCTTGCCTCGCACTTTCCCCAGGCCATCGTCTGGGGCCCGGAACTGATCACCCTGTTCAACGACGCCTTCGTGCCGATTCTCGGCAACAAGCCTCACGCGCTTGGCCGCCCGTTCAGCGATATCTGGAAAGAAGCCTGGAGCGAAATCAGTCCGATTGCCGACGCGGCGTTCGCCGGCCAGGCCACCTACATTGAAAACTTCGCCCTGATGATCGAACGCGGCAGCGGCCCGGAGCAGGCGTATTTCACCTTTTGCTACAGCCCGGTTCGTGACCCCTTCGGCAAGGTGGTCGGCATGATCGACACCGTCACCGAAACCACCCAGACGGTGTTTCTCAATCAGCGTCTGGCCGTGCTCGATGCGATCGGCAACGCCGTGACCAACGCCACTGACGCGCAAGCCATTCTTGCCGCCAGCACGCGGCTGATGGTCGAGCACCTCCGTCTATCCAACTGCGCCTACGCCGATATGGACGCCGATGAAGATGGCTTCACCATTCGCGGCGACTGCCCGGCGCCGGGCTCGCCGAGCATCGTCGGCCACTATCGATTGCGAGATTTTGGCGAGAAAGCCGTCAGCCTGTTGCGCGCCGGTGAACCGCTGGTCATTCATGACAACCGCAGCGAATTGCCCCCTGAAGAAGCGGCGGCGTTCCAGACTATCGGCATCGCCGCGACCATTTGTGTGCCGTTGCTTAAACAGGGTCGCCTGACCGCGTTGATGGCGATCCACGACAAAGTACCGCGGGTCTGGTCAGACTTCGAGCAGGCGCTGTTGAGCGAAGTGACCGAGCGTTGCTGGGCGCACATCGAACGTGTGCGCGCTGATGCCAACGTGCGCGAAGGCCTGCTGGCGCTGGCCGAACTCAATGCCACGCTGGAGCAACGGGTCGAAGAGCGCAGCTTGCGCCTGGCCCACGCGGAATCGGCGTTGCGCCAGTCGCAAAAACTCGAAGCCATCGGCCAACTGACCGGTGGCGTGGCGCATGACTTCAACAACCTGTTGACGATCATTCGCTCCTCGGTAGATTTCCTGCGCCAGCCCAACCTGTCCGAAGAACGCCGTCAGCGTTATATGCGCGCGGTTTCCGATACGGTCGAGCGCGCGTCCAAGCTGACCAGCCAGTTACTCGCCTTCGCCCGACGCCAGCCGCTCAATCCACAAGTCGTGGATGCCTGCGAGCGCCTGGCGAACATTGGCGAAATGCTTGAATCGGTCACCGGTGCGCAAATTCATGTCTGCGTCGAGCGGCCTGATCATCCCTGCTATATCCGCGTCGATTTGAGCCAGTTCGAAACAGCGCTGATCAATATCGCCCTCAACGCCCGCGACGCCATGCAGGGGCAAGGCCTGCTCAAACTGCGTCTTGAGTGCCACAAACCGCTGCCACCGATCCGCGGCCATGCCGGCTCCGGCAGCCCGTTCGTGTCGATTGCCCTGGCGGATACCGGTGGCGGCATCGACCCGAAAACCCTCGAACATATTTTCGAACCGTTTTTCACCACCAAGGATGTCGGCAAAGGCACGGGGCTGGGGCTGTCGCAGGTCTTCGGGTTCGCCAAGCAATCGGGCGGCAACGTCGACGTGTCCAGCGTGATCGGTCAAGGCACCGAATTCACTCTGTACCTGCCGGAAGTGCTGGCGGTGGAACTGGAAGCAGACGATGCGGCGGATGACGACCTGCCCCATCCAGCGCCTGTTCAGCGGCGGGTGCTGGTGGTCGAGGACAACCTGGACGTCGGCCGGTTTGCCAATCAGATTCTTCAGGACCTGGGTTATGAAACGGCGTGGGCGACCAACGCCGAAGAGGCCTTGCGCCTGGCCGGAGCCGATGCCATGGCGTTCGACGCGGTGTTTTCCGATGTGGTCATGCCGGGCATCACCGGCGTCGCCCTGGCCCGCGAACTGCGCCAGCGCCGCCCCGATCTGCCGGTGATTCTGACGTCCGGCTACAGCGAAGAACTGGCACGCAGCGGTTACGAAGGTTTCGAGTTTCTCGCCAAGCCCTACTCCGCCGAACAGGTCTCGCGGATTCTCGGCAAGACCTGGCTCAAGGAAGCGGCCGCCGCGCCGTCAGTCGTGGTCGACGCCAGCGCGCTTGAGTAA
- a CDS encoding carboxymuconolactone decarboxylase family protein, whose product MSRITAINLETATDATRPVLEGVKRKIGFLPNLFATLANAPVALDTYVQASALLGKSSLSAQEKEAVYLATSQVNGCDYCLAAHTLFAGKAGLSAQDIAAARQGELNAYAALAQQLTHSRGHLSDGQIAAARAAGIDDRKIIEVIALVAVQTLTNYLNNTALTDIDFPPIDA is encoded by the coding sequence ATGAGCCGCATCACCGCTATCAACCTCGAAACCGCCACCGACGCCACCCGCCCTGTGCTCGAAGGCGTGAAGAGAAAAATCGGCTTTCTGCCGAATCTGTTCGCCACCCTCGCCAACGCGCCGGTCGCCCTCGACACTTATGTGCAAGCCTCGGCGTTGCTGGGCAAGTCCTCGCTCAGCGCCCAGGAAAAAGAAGCGGTGTATCTGGCCACTTCGCAAGTCAACGGTTGCGATTACTGCCTGGCCGCGCACACCCTGTTTGCCGGCAAGGCAGGGCTGTCGGCGCAAGACATCGCCGCGGCGCGTCAGGGAGAACTGAATGCCTACGCCGCGCTCGCGCAACAGCTGACGCACAGCCGCGGCCACTTGAGCGATGGGCAGATCGCTGCCGCCCGTGCCGCCGGTATTGATGACCGCAAGATCATCGAAGTGATTGCTTTGGTGGCGGTGCAGACGCTGACCAACTACCTGAACAACACTGCGCTGACCGACATTGATTTTCCGCCCATCGACGCCTGA
- a CDS encoding AraC family transcriptional regulator has protein sequence MDRLSTLLRHFGVHAGTFHSGAFCGVSVHEGESVGHVHVLQAGALLLKPGNEREIRLDEPSLIFFPRPFTHRMFADEAMATQVVCATLTFDGGSGNALAAALPDYMVLKLTQIPELGSTLQWLFNEAFEGHCGRVAVMDRLFELLVILLLRHLIGSRDQPPGMMAGLADPRVSRALNLIHDEPEKPWSVADLASAANLSRAGFAEYFRRIVGQTPADYLLSWRVSLAQKRLREGTPIALIAAEVGYESPSALARAFRRKTGVSPRQWQAEAER, from the coding sequence ATGGATCGCCTTTCGACCTTGCTCCGCCATTTCGGCGTGCATGCCGGCACCTTTCACAGCGGCGCGTTTTGCGGCGTCAGTGTGCATGAGGGCGAGTCCGTCGGGCATGTGCACGTGCTGCAAGCCGGGGCGTTGCTGCTCAAGCCGGGCAACGAGCGCGAAATCCGCCTGGACGAGCCTTCGCTGATTTTCTTTCCCCGGCCGTTTACCCATCGCATGTTCGCCGACGAAGCCATGGCCACTCAGGTGGTCTGCGCGACGCTGACGTTTGACGGCGGCTCGGGCAATGCGCTGGCGGCGGCGCTGCCGGATTACATGGTGTTGAAACTCACGCAGATTCCCGAACTGGGCAGCACCCTCCAATGGCTGTTCAACGAAGCGTTCGAAGGCCATTGCGGGCGGGTGGCGGTGATGGATCGATTGTTCGAACTGTTGGTGATTCTGCTGTTGCGCCATCTCATCGGCAGCCGTGACCAGCCACCGGGAATGATGGCGGGTCTGGCCGATCCACGCGTGTCGCGCGCCTTGAACCTGATCCACGACGAACCGGAAAAACCGTGGAGCGTGGCCGATCTGGCGAGCGCTGCGAATTTGTCCCGGGCCGGGTTTGCCGAATACTTTCGCCGGATCGTCGGGCAGACCCCGGCGGACTATCTGCTGAGCTGGCGGGTCAGCCTCGCGCAGAAACGTCTGCGCGAAGGCACACCGATTGCGCTGATTGCCGCTGAAGTCGGCTATGAAAGTCCGTCAGCGCTGGCCCGGGCGTTTCGCCGCAAGACCGGGGTCAGTCCTCGGCAGTGGCAGGCCGAAGCTGAACGCTAG
- a CDS encoding DMT family transporter has translation MERLSNPSHPALEKSRGWINGFIGVLIFSGSLPATRLAVLEFDPVFLTVLRAAIAGAVAVALLWLLRERRPAPDQWLSLFIVAMGVVLGFPLLTALALQHVTSAHSIVFVGLLPLATAIFAVLRGGERPRPVFWMFSLLGSALVVGFALAQGVSAQPTGDLLMLAAILACGLGYAEGAKLSRTLGGWQVICWALVLALPPMALSSLWLAPASFGQISISAWVCLAYVSLFSMLIGFVFWYRGLAQGGIAAVGQLQLLQPFFGLALAATLLHESVSTGMLAVTLGVILCVAGAKKFAR, from the coding sequence ATGGAACGATTGTCGAACCCGAGCCACCCGGCGCTGGAAAAAAGCCGTGGCTGGATCAACGGCTTTATCGGCGTGCTGATTTTCAGCGGCTCACTGCCGGCCACACGGCTGGCGGTGCTGGAGTTCGATCCGGTGTTTCTCACCGTCCTGCGCGCCGCCATTGCTGGCGCAGTGGCCGTGGCGCTGTTGTGGCTGTTGCGCGAGCGGCGACCGGCGCCTGATCAGTGGTTGTCATTGTTCATTGTGGCGATGGGCGTCGTACTCGGCTTTCCGTTGCTGACGGCGCTGGCGCTGCAACACGTCACGTCGGCGCATTCGATTGTGTTTGTCGGATTGCTGCCGCTGGCCACGGCGATTTTCGCCGTGTTGCGGGGCGGCGAACGTCCGCGCCCGGTGTTCTGGATGTTCTCTCTTTTGGGCAGCGCACTAGTGGTCGGCTTCGCGCTGGCACAAGGCGTGAGCGCGCAGCCGACCGGCGACTTGCTGATGCTTGCCGCGATTCTGGCCTGTGGGCTGGGGTATGCCGAGGGCGCGAAACTGTCGCGAACCCTCGGCGGCTGGCAGGTGATCTGCTGGGCCTTGGTGCTGGCGCTGCCGCCCATGGCACTGTCGAGTCTGTGGCTGGCACCCGCCTCGTTCGGCCAGATCAGCATCTCGGCGTGGGTATGTCTGGCCTACGTGTCGCTGTTCAGCATGCTGATCGGTTTTGTGTTCTGGTATCGCGGCCTGGCCCAGGGCGGGATCGCGGCGGTCGGACAGTTGCAACTGTTGCAACCGTTTTTCGGTTTGGCGCTGGCGGCGACGCTGCTGCATGAGTCAGTCAGCACGGGCATGCTTGCCGTGACGCTGGGAGTAATTCTGTGCGTGGCCGGGGCGAAAAAGTTTGCCCGCTAG